A window from Rhea pennata isolate bPtePen1 chromosome 1, bPtePen1.pri, whole genome shotgun sequence encodes these proteins:
- the SLC5A3 gene encoding sodium/myo-inositol cotransporter, with amino-acid sequence MRASLETADIAIVALYFVLVMCIGFFAMWKYNRSTVSGYFLAGRSMTWVAIGASLFVSNIGSEHFIGLAGSGAASGFAVGAWEFNALMLLQLLGWVFVPVYIRSGVYTMPEYLSKRFGGHRIQIYFAALSLILYIFTKLSVDLYSGALFIQESLGWNLYLSVILLIGMTALLTVTGGLVAVIYTDTLQALLMIIGALTLMIISITEVGGFEEVKKRYMLASPNITSILLTYNISNTNSCNVNPKPDALKMLREPTDEDIPWPGFLLGQTPASVWYWCADQVIVQRVLAAKNIAHAKGSTLMAGFLKLLPMFIIVVPGMISRILFADDIACINPEHCFQVCGSRAGCSNIAYPRLVMKLVPVGLRGLMMAVMIAALMSDLDSIFNSASTIFTLDVYKLIRKSATSRELMIVGRVFVAFMVVISIAWVPIIVEMQGGQMYLYIQEVADYLTPPVAALFLMGIFWKRCNEQGAFYGGMAGFALGAIRLVLAFIYRAPECNQPDTRPSFIKNIHYMYVATALFWITGIVTVIVSLLTPPPTKEQVRTTTFWAVKNRNVKENTVKGELYKVQEKSIFKCNENANHIIPNGKSEENLKNIKPEDINLLVTCRDDSNPVISVSHSEVETPVDCYSNGQAALMGEKKHEEETDDRERHLKFIDWFCGFKSKTMNKRVIREIEEETVCLQMLEETPKVKLLLNTGLVCVCSLGIFMFVYFSL; translated from the coding sequence atgaGGGCTTCTTTGGAAACAGCAGACATTGCCATTGTGGCACTGTACTTCGTGCTTGTAATGTGCATAGGTTTTTTTGCCATGTGGAAATACAATCGAAGCACCGTAAGTGGCTACTTCTTGGCAGGGCGTTCTATGACCTGGGTAGCTATTGGTGCATCTTTATTTGTGAGCAATATTGGAAGTGAACATTTCATTGGGCTCGCAGGATCTGGAGCGGCAAGTGGATTTGCAGTAGGTGCATGGGAATTCAACGCCTTAATGCTTTTGCAGCTTTTAGGATGGGTCTTCGTCCCTGTCTACATCCGGTCAGGAGTATACACCATGCCTGAATACTTGTCCAAGCGTTTTGGAGGGCATagaattcaaatatattttgcagcatTGTCTCTAATTCTTTATATCTTCACCAAACTTTCGGTTGACTTGTATTCGGGGGCGCTTTTTATTCAAGAATCGCTAGGTTGGAACCTCTATTTGTCAGTTATCCTCCTTATTGGAATGACTGCACTGTTGACTGTGACTGGAGGTCTTGTGGCTGTCATCTACACAGACACACTTCAAGCTCTGCTTATGATTATTGGTGCCCTCACACTTATGATCATAAGTATTACGGAGGTTGGTGGGTTtgaagaagttaaaaaaaggTACATGTTAGCATCACCAAATATTACATCTATCTTGTTAACCTACAACATTTCCAATACCAATTCCTGCAATGTCAACCCAAAGCCTGATGCTCTTAAAATGTTGCGTGAGCCAACAGATGAAGATATTCCCTGGCCTGGATTTCTGTTGGGACAGACTCCAGCTTCTGTCTGGTACTGGTGTGCTGATCAAGTCATAGTGCAGAGAGTTTTAGCAGCAAAAAACATTGCTCATGCCAAAGGATCCACTCTGATGGCAGGCTTCTTAAAGTTACTGCCAATGTTTATTATAGTTGTCCCAGGGATGATTTCACGAATACTGTTTGCAGATGATATCGCCTGTATTAATCCAGAACACTGTTTTCAAGTCTGCGGAAGCAGAGCTGGATGCTCTAACATTGCCTACCCACGTTTGGTGATGAAACTTGTACCAGTTGGTCTGCGGGGACTTATGATGGCCGTGATGATTGCTGCACTGATGAGTGACTTGGACTCTATATTCAACAGTGCCAGCACCATATTTACGCTTGATGTCTACAAGCTCATTCGGAAGAGTGCGACGTCTAGAGAACTGATGATTGTAGGAAGAGTCTTTGTGGCTTTCATGGTAGTTATAAGCATTGCCTGGGTTCCCATAATAGTAGAAATGCAAGGAGGTCAGATGTACCTGTATATTCAAGAGGTGGCAGACTATTTGACTCCACCGGTGGCTGCTCTGTTTCTTATGGGTATCTTTTGGAAGCGTTGCAATGAACAGGGGGCGTTCTATGGTGGAATGGCTGGATTCGCTCTGGGAGCGATACGGTTGGTTCTGGCATTTATCTATCGTGCTCCGGAGTGTAACCAGCCGGATACTAGGCCCAGCTTTATCAAAAATATCCATTACATGTATGTTGCTACCGCTCTGTTCTGGATCACTGGAATTGTGACCGTTATAGTGAGCCTCCTTACACCACCGCCTACAAAGGAGCAGGTTCGAACGACCACTTTTTGggctgtgaaaaacagaaacgTAAAAGAGAATACTGTAAAGGGGGAGCTGTACAAAGTACAAGAAAAGAGCATCTTTAAATGCAATGAAAACGCTAATCATATCATTCCAAATGgcaaatctgaagaaaatcttaaaaatattaaacctGAGGATATCAATCTTCTGGTAACTTGCAGAGATGACAGCAACCCGGTGATTTCTGTAAGTCACTCTGAAGTCGAGACACCAGTTGATTGTTATTCGAACGGACAAGCGGCTTTGATGGGTGAGAAAAAGCACGAGGAAGAAACTGATGATAGAGAGAGACACTTGAAATTCATAGATTGGTTCTGTGGCTTTAAAAGTAAAACCATGAACAAGAGAGTTATTCGGGAGATCGAGGAAGAGACTGTTTGTTTACAAATGCTGGAAGAGACTCCAAAAGTTAAACTATTACTAAATACTGGACTGGTCTGTGTCTGTTCGCTCGGAATATTCATGTTTGTCTATTTCTCTTTGTGA